A window of the Streptomyces albireticuli genome harbors these coding sequences:
- a CDS encoding amino acid permease, which translates to MTKASTSGDPGQATAASAQDGLKAGLKNRHLSMIAIGGVIGAGLFVGSKSGIAAAGPAILVSYALVGAMVVFVMRMLGEMAAANPTSGSFSAYADRALGRWAGFTIGWLYWFFWVVVLAVEATAGAEILEGWIPAVPQWAWALIVMVVLTITNLGSVSSYGEFEFWFAGIKVVAISAFVVIGGLAMFGLLPGSDNPGAGLDNLTAHGGFLPNGPGAILAGVLMVVFSFMGSEIVTLAAGESEDPQRAVTKATNSVIWRIGVFYLGSILVVVSLLPWDSKEIAEKGSYVAALDSIGIPHAGQIMNVIVLTAVLSCLNSGLYTASRMAFSLGQRGDAPKAFARANKKGVPQAAILGSVVFGFLSVFFNYMWPDTVFKFLLNASGAVALFVWLVICFTQLRMRGIIQREMPERHVVKMWLFPYLTWATIGMITFVLGYMVYDGGDNRQQVLLSTLLGAIVLVVGLVLDRRRRAQGAAQR; encoded by the coding sequence ATGACAAAGGCGTCGACCTCCGGCGACCCCGGGCAGGCCACCGCCGCGTCTGCCCAGGACGGCCTCAAGGCCGGGCTCAAGAACCGCCACCTGTCCATGATCGCCATCGGCGGTGTGATCGGTGCCGGTCTCTTCGTGGGTTCCAAGAGCGGCATCGCCGCCGCCGGCCCCGCCATCCTCGTCTCTTACGCACTCGTCGGCGCGATGGTCGTCTTCGTCATGCGGATGCTCGGCGAGATGGCCGCCGCCAACCCGACCTCCGGCTCCTTCTCCGCCTACGCGGACCGGGCGCTGGGCCGCTGGGCCGGTTTCACCATCGGCTGGCTGTACTGGTTCTTCTGGGTCGTCGTGCTGGCGGTCGAGGCGACCGCGGGCGCGGAGATCCTCGAAGGCTGGATACCGGCCGTGCCGCAGTGGGCCTGGGCCCTGATCGTCATGGTGGTCCTCACGATCACCAACCTGGGCTCGGTGAGCTCCTACGGCGAGTTCGAGTTCTGGTTCGCGGGCATCAAGGTCGTCGCCATCTCGGCGTTCGTCGTGATCGGCGGGCTGGCCATGTTCGGCCTGCTGCCGGGCTCGGACAACCCGGGCGCGGGCCTGGACAACCTGACCGCGCACGGCGGGTTCCTGCCCAACGGGCCGGGGGCGATCCTCGCCGGTGTGCTGATGGTCGTCTTCTCCTTCATGGGCAGCGAGATCGTCACCCTGGCCGCCGGTGAGTCCGAGGACCCGCAGCGCGCGGTCACCAAGGCCACCAACAGCGTGATCTGGCGCATCGGCGTCTTCTACCTGGGCTCGATCCTCGTCGTGGTCTCCCTGCTCCCGTGGGACTCCAAGGAGATCGCCGAGAAGGGCAGCTACGTCGCCGCCCTCGACTCGATCGGCATCCCGCACGCCGGCCAGATCATGAACGTCATCGTGCTGACCGCCGTGCTCTCCTGCCTGAACTCGGGCCTCTACACCGCCTCCCGCATGGCCTTCTCGCTCGGCCAGCGCGGCGACGCGCCGAAGGCCTTCGCCCGCGCCAACAAGAAGGGCGTCCCGCAGGCCGCCATCCTCGGCTCGGTCGTCTTCGGCTTCCTGTCGGTGTTCTTCAACTACATGTGGCCGGACACGGTCTTCAAGTTCCTGCTGAACGCCTCGGGCGCCGTCGCCCTCTTCGTCTGGCTGGTGATCTGCTTCACGCAGCTGCGGATGCGCGGCATCATCCAGCGCGAGATGCCGGAGCGGCACGTCGTGAAGATGTGGCTCTTCCCGTACCTGACCTGGGCCACCATCGGCATGATCACCTTCGTGCTGGGCTACATGGTCTACGACGGCGGCGACAACCGTCAGCAGGTCCTGCTGTCGACGCTGCTGGGCGCGATCGTCCTGGTCGTCGGCCTGGTCCTGGACCGCCGCCGGCGCGCGCAGGGCGCCGCTCAGCGGTAG
- a CDS encoding ribose-5-phosphate isomerase: MRVYLGSDHAGYELKNHLVEWLTAQGHEPVDCGPHIYDAQDDYPPFCLRAAERTAADKDSLGIVIGGSGNGEQIAANKVKGVRAALAWSEQTAALGREHNDANVISIGGRMHTQEEATKFVEIFLATPYSGEERHTRRIEMLSRYETTGELPAIPAHHPQQD; encoded by the coding sequence ATGCGCGTGTATCTCGGCTCCGACCATGCCGGCTACGAACTCAAGAACCACCTCGTCGAGTGGCTCACGGCCCAGGGCCATGAGCCGGTCGACTGCGGCCCGCACATCTATGACGCCCAGGACGACTACCCGCCGTTCTGTCTCCGTGCCGCGGAGCGGACCGCCGCGGACAAGGACAGCCTCGGCATCGTCATCGGCGGCTCCGGCAACGGCGAGCAGATCGCCGCGAACAAGGTCAAGGGCGTCCGGGCGGCCCTCGCCTGGAGCGAGCAGACCGCTGCCCTCGGCCGTGAGCACAACGACGCCAACGTGATCAGCATCGGCGGCCGGATGCACACCCAGGAGGAGGCGACGAAGTTCGTCGAGATCTTCCTGGCCACGCCGTACTCCGGCGAGGAGCGGCACACCCGCCGCATCGAGATGCTGAGCCGCTACGAGACGACGGGCGAGCTCCCGGCGATCCCGGCCCACCACCCGCAGCAGGACTGA
- a CDS encoding Fpg/Nei family DNA glycosylase, with translation MPEGHTIHRLAADHRAMFAGRTVRVTSPQGKFSDSAALLDGQVLETAEAHGKHLFLGFGAGDWIHIHLGLFGKYALGDRPAPPATDTVRLRLATPSAFADLRGPTTCALITDAEKQAIHDRLGPDPLRPGDDPDKAWQRISRSRTTVAALLMDQKVIAGVGNVYRAEVLFRHGIDPYRLGRDLTRPEWDAMWSDLAELMREGVRNNRIDTVRPEHTPEAMGRPPRVDDHGGEVYVYRRAQQPCHICGGEIRTAGLAARNLFWCPACQHR, from the coding sequence TTGCCCGAAGGGCATACGATCCACCGCCTCGCGGCGGACCACCGCGCCATGTTCGCGGGCCGAACCGTCCGCGTGACCAGCCCCCAGGGCAAGTTCTCGGACAGCGCGGCGCTGCTGGACGGCCAGGTCCTGGAGACCGCCGAGGCCCACGGCAAGCACCTCTTCCTCGGCTTCGGCGCCGGCGACTGGATCCACATCCACCTCGGCCTCTTCGGCAAGTACGCCCTCGGCGACCGCCCGGCCCCGCCCGCCACCGACACCGTGCGGCTGCGCCTGGCCACCCCGTCGGCCTTCGCCGACCTGCGCGGGCCCACCACCTGCGCCCTGATCACCGACGCCGAGAAGCAGGCGATACACGACCGGCTCGGCCCGGACCCGCTGCGCCCCGGCGACGACCCGGACAAGGCGTGGCAGCGGATCTCCCGCAGCCGCACCACCGTCGCCGCGCTCCTCATGGACCAGAAGGTCATCGCCGGCGTCGGCAACGTCTACCGCGCCGAGGTCCTTTTCCGGCACGGAATCGACCCGTACCGCCTCGGCCGTGACCTCACCCGGCCGGAGTGGGACGCGATGTGGTCGGATCTGGCGGAGCTGATGCGCGAAGGCGTCCGGAACAACAGAATCGACACCGTGCGCCCCGAGCACACCCCGGAGGCCATGGGCCGCCCACCGCGCGTGGACGACCACGGCGGCGAGGTGTACGTGTACCGCCGGGCCCAGCAGCCCTGCCACATCTGTGGCGGCGAGATCCGCACCGCCGGTCTCGCCGCCCGCAACCTCTTCTGGTGCCCCGCCTGCCAGCACCGCTGA
- a CDS encoding GNAT family N-acetyltransferase gives MTTELRVLRQADWDAWYGTLELAFGGVAEAPEEAALWRELARFDRSIGAWDGPEVVGTTGAFAFRITVPGGAVVPAAGVTMVGVRPTHRRRGVLRAMMRRQLDDVRAWGEPIAVLTASEPGIYGRFGYGTATHSLRVTVDTTRVRLAVPDGTDEVRLRLSKPEEARDACEAVYARRVAARPGMLERQPGWEAQPLLDPADQRAGASPLQCVLAEAGGEVVGYARYAVNVEWTQAGPNGTVRLRDAEALTPAAYAALWRYLCGIDLTSRVTCFSLPVDDPLLHLVGDARRCEPAVRDQLHLRLVDVGAALAARTYRTPLDVVFEVADDFCPWNAGRWRLTGDPKGASCERTEDAADLVLSVRELGAAYLGGVSLAALAAAGRVTEVREGALEEAATAFGGSVAPWLPHGF, from the coding sequence ATGACGACGGAGTTACGAGTACTTCGCCAGGCCGACTGGGACGCCTGGTACGGCACGCTGGAGCTGGCCTTCGGCGGGGTCGCGGAGGCTCCCGAGGAGGCCGCGCTGTGGCGGGAGCTGGCCCGGTTCGACCGTTCGATCGGCGCCTGGGACGGCCCCGAAGTCGTGGGCACGACCGGGGCGTTCGCCTTCCGGATCACGGTCCCGGGCGGCGCGGTGGTGCCCGCCGCCGGGGTGACGATGGTGGGCGTGCGGCCGACGCACCGCAGGCGCGGCGTGCTGCGCGCGATGATGCGGCGTCAATTGGACGACGTACGGGCCTGGGGTGAGCCGATAGCGGTGCTGACGGCTTCCGAGCCGGGGATCTACGGCCGGTTCGGCTACGGCACCGCGACCCACTCCCTGCGCGTGACCGTCGACACGACGCGGGTGCGTCTCGCCGTCCCGGACGGCACGGACGAGGTGCGGTTGCGCTTGTCGAAGCCCGAGGAAGCACGGGACGCCTGCGAGGCGGTCTACGCGCGCCGGGTAGCCGCCCGCCCCGGGATGCTGGAGCGGCAGCCCGGCTGGGAGGCGCAGCCGCTGCTGGACCCCGCCGATCAGCGCGCGGGGGCCTCGCCGTTGCAGTGCGTGCTGGCCGAGGCCGGCGGCGAGGTGGTGGGGTACGCGCGGTACGCGGTGAACGTGGAGTGGACGCAGGCGGGGCCGAACGGCACGGTGCGGCTGCGCGATGCCGAGGCCCTGACGCCGGCGGCGTACGCGGCGCTGTGGCGCTATCTGTGCGGGATCGACCTGACGTCGCGGGTCACGTGCTTCAGCCTGCCGGTCGACGATCCGCTGCTGCACCTGGTGGGTGACGCACGGCGGTGCGAGCCTGCGGTGCGGGACCAGTTGCACCTCCGGCTGGTCGACGTGGGCGCGGCGCTGGCCGCGCGGACGTACCGGACGCCGCTGGACGTGGTGTTCGAGGTGGCCGACGACTTCTGTCCGTGGAACGCGGGGCGCTGGCGGCTCACGGGGGACCCGAAGGGGGCCTCCTGCGAGCGTACCGAGGACGCCGCGGACCTGGTGCTGTCCGTGCGGGAGCTGGGCGCCGCCTATCTGGGCGGGGTGTCGCTGGCGGCGCTGGCGGCGGCCGGGCGGGTGACGGAGGTGCGGGAGGGCGCGCTGGAGGAGGCGGCGACGGCGTTCGGCGGCTCGGTCGCGCCGTGGCTGCCGCACGGCTTCTGA